The Rhizobium leguminosarum DNA segment AGAAGATTTATATCGATGTCTCGTCCAAGGCGCTCGCCGAGCGCGGCCTGACGATCCTCGACCTGCAGAACGCCATCAAGGGCCAGAACAATGTCGATCCGGCGGGCTCCGTCGATACCGGCCTGCGCTCGGTGCGCATCTCCGTCGAAGGTGACGTGAAGAAGGCGGCCGATATCCGCGAGTTGCGCCTTCGCGCCGGCGGCCAGGTGACGCGGCTCGGCGATATCGCCACCGTCAGTTCCGGGCTCGAGGATCCCTATCAGCGCAAGTACCGTTTCAACGGCCATGACAGCGTCCAGGTCGGCGTCGTGATGGCCAAGGGCTTCAACGTGACCGATGTCGGTAAGGGCGTCGAGGCGACCTATCAGCGCTTCGAGGAGGCGCTGCCCTACGGCGTCGCGGTCGATCAGATCGCCAACCAGCCGGACGTGGTGACGGATGCGGTCAGCGAATTCATGCATGCGCTCGGCGAAGCCCTTGTCATTGTGCTTATTGTCTCGTTCCTGTCGATCGGCTGGCGCTCGGGTCTCGTCATCGCCATTGCCATTCCGCTGGTGCTCGCCGCCACCTTCGCGCTGATGTACGAACTCGGCATCGACCTGCAGCGCATCTCGCTCGGCGCGCTGATCATCGCACTCGGCCTGCTCGTCGACGATGCGATGATCGTCGTCGAGATGATGGAGCGAAAGCTGGAGGAGGGGCTGGTCAAGATCGAAGCGGCAAGCTTCGCCTATTCCTCGACCGCCTTCCCGATGCTGACGGGTACGCTGATCACCACGGCCGGCTTCATTCCCGTCGGCTTCGCCGCATCGACGGCCGGCGAATATGTGCGCTCACTGTTTTATGTCGTCGGCATCGCGCTTGTCACCTCGTGGTTTGTCGCCGTCTATTTCACGCCGTGGCTCGGCTACATGATCCTCAAGCAGCGCCATCACGCCGGCGAGCATCACGATGCCTTCGATACGAGCTTTTATCGCCGTCTGCGCGGCACGGTCGGCTGGGCGGTGCGCCACCGGGTCATCGTGCTGCTGCTGACGCTCGGCACCTTCGTCACCAGCCTCTGGGCCTTCCAGTTCATTCCGCAAAACTTCTTCCCGCAATCGTCCCGGCCGGAAATCCTGGTCGATCTATGGCTGCCCGAGGGCACCAGCATCAAGGAAGTCGAGGTGCAGGCAAAGGCGCTCGAAGCCAAGATGATGGATGATCCCGACAAGAAGTTCATCGCCACCTATATTGGCGAAGGCGCGCCGCGCTTCTTCCTGCCTCTCGATCAGCAGTTACGCAACCCGAACTTCGCCCAGCTCCTCGTCATGGCCAATGACGAACCGGCGCGCGAGCGGCTGATCGTCAAGCTGCGGGCGATTCTTGCAGAGGATTTCCCCGAGATTCGCGGCAAGGTCGATCGTCTCTTCCTCGGCCCGCCGACCGGCTGGCCAGTGCAGATGCGCGTCATGGGGCCGGACCGACAGGAAGTGCGAGCGATCGCCGATCAGGTAAAGGCGCGCTTTGCGGCCAATCCGATGCTCGGCGCCATCCATGACGACTGGCTGGAACAGGTGCCGGCGATGAAGCTGGTGATCGACCAGGACCGCGCCCGGGCCCTTGGCGTCACCTCACAGCGGGTGCGCCAGATGCTGCAGACCGCCATGTCCGGTGCGGCGCTCGACGATTTCCGCGACGGCGAGGAGACGGTCTCGATCGTCGCCCGCGAGCCGGATGCCAGCCGTTCGCTGCTGTCGGCGGTCAATTCCGTCTATGTGCCGACGGATTTCGGTGGCTTCGTGCCGGTCTCGCAGGTCGCCAAGGTCGTGCCGGTCATGGAACAGGGCATCGAATGGCGGCGCAACCGCCTGCCGACGATCACCGTACGTGCGACGCTGCCCGATGGCGTGCAGCCGAACGACGTGGTGATGAAGATGTATGCCGACATGAAGGACATCCGCGACAGCCTGCCGGCCGGCTACAATGTCGAAATCCAGGGCGGCGCCGAGGATGCGGCGGAAAGCCAGATGTCGATCGCCGCCAAGGCGCCGATCATGCTTGCCGTCATTATCGTGCTGCTGATGGTGCAGCTGCAGCACTTCGGCAAGGCGATGCTGGTGCTCGCCACCGGACCGCTCGGTATTATCGGTGCGGCGGCCGCCTTGCTGATCAGCGGCGCGCCCTTCGGCTTCGTGGCGATCCTCGGTGTCATCGCGCTGCTCGGCATCATCATGCGCAACTCGATCATCCTGGTCGATCAGATCGACCAGGATATCAAGGCCGGCATGCACCGGCAGGAGGCGATCGTCGGCGCTGCCGTCCGGCGTTTCCGGCCGATCATGCTGACGGCGCTCACCGCCGTGCTGGCACTGATCCCGATCTCGCGCGGCGTCTTCTGGGGTCCGCTCGCCTACGCGATGATGGGCGGCATCCTGGTTGCGACCGTGCTTACCATTCTGGTTCTGCCTGCCGGTTACGCGCTTTTCTTCGGCCGGGAGCCGAAGGCAAAGGACGAGCCAGGCCAGGATGCCGATGCCATCCAGGAAGAGGCGGATGACAGACATCCGCCGGCGTTGGCAGCAGAGTGAGGACGGCGCGGCGAAAGCCGCGCCGTTTTCCTTACGAGGTCGCAGCTCTCTCCTCAAACCACGTTGCGCTGCCCGCTCGCCTTAAACCTGCGTGCCGATTCCATTGCCGCCCCGAAAGAGCTAAGCTGCGAAAGCATGCCGGAAGACCAAGACGGCGTCTCGGCGATGCATTGCCGCGGACGAGTTTGCGGGGAGGCACGATCATGGCCGATTATCGTCTGGACGCGAGCTGGAGCCCGATCGAGGACAGTTTCGGACGCTTGACCATCACGCTCTTCAATCTTTCGACCGAGCCGCTTTCCGGCTTCTCGCTTGCCTATGTGTCGGCGACGTGGGTTGCCGACACATATGTCTGCGACGGTGCCAGATTGACGCGACAGGTTGCGAATTTTCATGAGTTCCTGCCGCCCGACGGGCTGAGCGTTCCCCCGGGCGGGCGTTGGCGGTTCACCATCGAAGGGCTGGCCAGCGAACCGAAACATAGGACAGATGGTATCAAATCTGCCCATCTGACGCTTATGGACGGCCGTCACGTTCCGGTCACTTTCGGCGATCTCATGCTCGAAGGCCGGGACGGCGGTGTGGCGCCGCCGCTTCTGCCGCCGGGCCGGATCGAGGAGCCCTATGCGCTGCTGCCCTGGCCGCTGTCGCTCGGGCTGAAGGCGGGAGACTTGCCGGTCGTTCTCTATCCCGTTGAACGGACCCGGCCCGATGCGATCAAGTCTCTCGCCCTGGTTCTCGCGCTTTGCCAGCGGCTCTATCCGGCCGACAGCGCGCCGTTCGCGCTCGGTGCCGTCAAAGGCGGGCGCGCCATTCGTTTCGTCACCGAATCGTCGATCGCCGCCTTCGCTTACGAACTGCGGTTCTCCTCGCATGAGATCGTGCTTTCGAGCGCGGACCCAGCGGGGCGGCGATATGGGTTGATCAGCCTGGCGCAATTGCTGCACGGCGCCCGCGCCGATCGCGAGCGCTTCCAATTTCCCAATTTTGGCACGATCGCCGACCAGCCGCGCCATGACTGGCGCGGCTGCCATCTCGATGTGTCGGGGCGGTTTTATCCGATGGCGGACGTCATGCGGCTGATCGATATCCTGGCGTGGAACAAACTCAATATTTTCCACTGGCACCTTACCGATGACGAAGCCTGGCGGTTGGAGATCAAGGCCTATCCCGCGCTGACGGAAATCGGCGCACGGCGTGGGCTCGACGAAGTGCTGGCGCCGCAGTACGGCGACGGGTCGGAAGTGCACGCCGGCCACTACACGCAGGACGACGTCAGGCGGATCGTTGCGCATGCCGCATCGCTTGGTGTCGAGGTGGTGCCGGAAATCGATATTCCCGGCCACAGCGCCGCAGCGCTTTCCTCATTGCCCGATCTCGTCGATCGGCAGGAGGCTGATGATAGTTACCGCTCGCCGCAGGGTTATGCCAACAATACCCTCAATCCGGCGGTCGAATTCACTTACGAATTCCTCGGCAAGGTGTTCGACGAAATGGTGCCGCTGTTTCCCGGCGAGTATTTTCATATCGGCGGTGACGAGGTGGCGTCCGGCGCCTGGCTTTCCTCGCCACTCTGCCAGGCGCTGATGGAGCGGGAGAAACTGGCCGGCACCGCCGCGCTGCAATCCTATTTCCTCAAGCGCATCCAGGGCATGCTGTCGGAGCGCGGCAAGAAGCTCGCCGGCTGGAATGAGGTCTCGCACGGCGGCGGCGTCGATCGCGACGGCACGCTGCTGATGGCCTGGGAAACGCCCGACGTCGGCATCGAACTGGTGCAGGCAGGCTACGACGTGGTTATGACGCCGGGACAGGCCTATTATCTCGACATGGCGCAGGCGGAAGCCTGGTCCGAGCCCGGCGCAAGCTGGGCGGGCTTCACGCCGCCGGAGCGGACCTATTGTTACGAGGCCGAGGGCGAGTTGCCGGAGGGGCTGAGGGGGAAGATGCGCGGCATCCAGGCCTGTATCTGGAGCGGCAACATCGCCTCGCGCGCGCATTTCAACCGGCTGGTCTTCCCGCGCCTTCCGGCAATCGCCGAGGCGGCCTGGACGCCTTTGGCGCGCAAGGACTGGGATCGGTTCGCAGCGATCGTGCGGATGTGGCCGGTGCTTTAGAGCCTTTCCTGGTCAGATTGAAGCATTCTGCCGGAGCAGGTTTTCGTCAGGGCAGAGGCGATTGGCGACGGGCATACCCCTTGGTACGTCCGAGCCGATCGCCTCTGCCCTGGCGGAAAGATGCCCGGCCCTTCGGGTTGGCTGAAACGGGCCGCCTGCTCGACCGGCCGACTTGGCCGTAGAACTGGGCTACGACGCGCGCCGGCCGGTCGAGCATCCGACTCCGTTTGAGCCAACAGAATGATTCAATCTGACCAGGAAAGGCTCTAAGCCACCACGTCCGCCTTCAATCCTAGCAGTGCTGCGCCGATCAGGCCGGGTTCGATACGGCACTGGCTGCGCACCACCAGCGGCCGGTCGAACTTGCGCAGGATGCGGGCGCGCACGGCCTGATCGAGCTCGGCAAGCAGCGGCGCGACATTGGACAGCCCACCACCGACCGGCACGATGGTGGCGCCGGTGATGTTGATCGTCAGCGCCAGGGGCGAGGCGACGAGATCGACATAGACGTCGATCGTCCGTGTCGCCTTCTCCTCACCATGTTGCCATTGAGCGATGATTTCTTCGCTCGAAAGGTCGAGATCATGCAGCGTCTTGTGCAGGCGCTCCAGGCCACGGGCGCCGCCGACGGTGTCGACGCAGCGCTTCTGGCCGCAGCCGCAGGCATAGGCGGGAATGGCGACAGGCGGATTGCCGGCCGCGGATGCGATGATCGGCCCGTGACCCCATTCGCCGGCAAAACCGCCGGCCTCATTGACGAGGCGGCCGTCGGCAACCAGGCCGCCGCCGACGCCGGTGCCAAGGATGGCGCCGAAGACGATGCGGTGGCCGCGACCGGCGCCGAGGCCGGCTTCGGCAATCGCGAAACAGTCGGCGTCGTTGGCGATCAGCGCCGGCAGGCCAAGTTCGGCTTCGAGATCGGTGGCCAGCGTGCGGTCATGGATGCAGGGAATGTTGGCGCAGATCAGCCGCTGCGTATCGGGATCAACGACGCCGGCGATGGACAGCGCAATGCGGCTCGGCGCTTCACCGGTTTCAGTGATGATGGCGCGCAAGGTCGCGACGAAAGCGGCGAAATCATCTTTCGGGGTCGGGCGGCGGCCGAGGGGGACGATGTCCGTCTCGGAGCGGGCGATGCCGCCCTTGATGGCGGAGCCGCCGATGTCGAATGAAATGATCATTGCCACCCTGCCGTTTCTCTGGTCTGTGGTGTCTGCTCGCACTGTTGGCGGGGAATTACAAGCCTTCATTCCGCCGCCCGCCACGCGCCTGCGGCGCAACGGAGGAATGGCCGAGCCAAATCGCTACCAACAGCTATTCGCGTCTCACAAGTCATTCAATTGGCATATTGCGCGGCCAAAATCTGCGCCTGCACTTCCATCATCCACTGGTATCATGACCATCGAAAACGCCGATTCCCATAGACGCAGAAGACCACGTCCACCCCGTCCCAAAGGTCGCCGCCTCTCATCCATCCTGCGTCAGCTGGCCGCCGACCGGAGCCGGGAGCGGATTTCGATCGGCGACCTGTTCCAGACGATGGGCGACAGGGCGATCAGCGCGTTGATGCTGATCTTCGCGCTGCCGAACGCTTTTCCCACGCCGCCCGGCACTTCGGCAGTGCTCGGCGCTCCGCTCGTCTTCCTGGCCGCGCAGTTGACCTTTGGGCTGAAACCCTGGCTTCCGAGGATAATTGCCGACCGTTCGATACGGCGGGAGGATTTCGAGACCATTGTCGGCCGCATCCACCACTGGCTCGCCTGGGCGGAGCGCATGCTGAAGCCAAGGCTGGCGATCTTTGCCGAGCCGCCGGCGGAGTATCTCGCTGGAGCCGCATGCCTGCTGCTGTCGATCGTGCTGCTGCTGCCGGTTCCGCTCGGCAATATTCTGCCGGCGGTCACGATCTCGGTCTTCGCTTTCGGCATATTGGGCCGTGACGGGCTCTTCGCGCTGATCGGTTTCGTGATGACGGCGGTGTCGCTGGTCGTTGCCGGCGGCGTGATTTACGGTCTCGTGAAGGCGGCGATCTATCTCGTCATGCAATGGTTTGCCTGAGTAATTCGGCAGGGCTCCTCTCAACAGGCTCGACATTTGCCGGAATTTTGTTTTGATCTGGCGCGATAGAGATTCAAATCATGTTCGGCGGCGGCACGCCGGCTCACTTTCGCGTGGTAGGCATTCGATGGCAAAAAGATCCGAGACCCCTGCACGGCTCGACGATGCGGCGCGTGCCGGCTGGCTCTATTACGTCGCCGGGCGCACGCAGGATGAAATCGCCGCTACGATGGGGATCTCCCGGCAATCGGCGCAGCGGCTGGTGTCGCTGGCGGTTGCCGAGCGTCTGATCAAGGTGCGGCTCGATCATCCGATCGCCGCCTGCCTGGAACTCGCCAGTCAACTGCGGCGGAAATTCGGACTGAAGCATGTGGAGGTGGTGCCGAGCGATTCCGGGTCCTCGGCGACGGTCGGCATTGCCGAGGCGGCCGCGGCCGAGATCGAGCGGTGGCTGAAACGGGCCGAGCCGATCGTGCTCGCCGTCGGTACCGGCCGGACGCTGAAGGCGGCCGTCGACCAGCTTCCGGCGATCGAATGTCCCCATCACCGTATCGTCTCGCTGACCGGCAATATCGCCCCGGACGGATCGGCGGCTTACTACAACGTCATCTTCAGCATGGCTGATGCCGTAAAGGCGCGGCACTATCCGATGCCGTTGCCGGTGCTCGTCACCTCTGCTGAGGAGCGGGAGCTGCTGCATGGCCAGCAACTGGTGCGCTCGACGCTTGACATCAGCGCGCAAGCCGACGTCACCTTCGTCGGCATCGGTGAACTCGGCATCGACGGGCCGCTTTGCGTCGACGGTTTTCTCGAGAAGGACGAGATGATGGAGCTGATGCGCGGGGGAGCGGTCGGCGAGATCTGCGGCTGGATCTTTGACGTCGACGGCGGGTTGCTCGACAACCCGATCAACGAGCGCGTCGCGTCGGCGCCGATCCCGTCCCGCGACGCGTCGATGGTCATTGGGCTGGCCAAGGGCAAGCGCAAGTTCAAGGCGATCAGGGCCGCCGTCGTCGGTCATCAAATCAACGCTCTGATTACCGACGAAGAGACTGCTGAGTTTTTGCTCAGGAATTGAGCAAAAAATATTCTTTTTAAATCAATTAGATAACTACCTCCTTCGGCACCGCAGCAACGATTGCCGATTGACATTCGATATCGTTTGTTGAGTAATTGCCCATGAGCGAAGCGAATGCTCACACCCCGTCTTCTGGGAGGAAGATATGACATTGAGAACTTTTCTGCTGGGCGCCTGCTCAGCACTGGCGTTTGCCGGTATGGCCTCGGCCGAGACGCTGACAATCGCAACCGTGAACAACGGCGACATGATCCGGATGCAGAAGCTGACGGATGATTTCAAGGCGAAGAATCCCGGCATCGACCTTGAATGGGTCACCCTCGAAGAAAACGTACTGCGCCAGAAGGTCACGACCGATATCGCGACCAAGGGCGGCCAGTACGACGTTCTGACGATCGGCACCTACGAAGTTCCGATCTGGGCAAAACAGGGCTGGCTGCTGCCGCTCGAAAACCTCGGCGCCAATTACGACGTCGACGACCTGCTGCCGGCGATCCGTAGCGGCCTGACCACGGACGGCAAGCTCTATGCTGCGCCGTTCTACGGCGAAAGCTCGATGGTCATGTACCGCAAGGACCTGTTCGACGCCGCCGGCCTGAAGATGCCCGACGCCCCGAGCTGGGACTTCGTTGCCGACGCTGCCCGCAAGATCACCGACAAGGACAAGGAAATCTACGGCATCTGCCTGCGCGGCAAGGCCGGCTGGGGCGAGAACATGGCCTTCCTGACGGCCATGTCCAATTCCTTCGGCGCACGCTGGTTCGATGAAAAGTGGAAGCCGCAGTTCGATCAGCCCGAGTGGAAGGACACGCTCGACTTCTACGTCAAGCTGATGAAGGATGCCGGCCCTCCGGGTGCGTCTTCCAACGGCTTCAACGAGAACCTGGCGCTCTTCCAGACCGGCAAGTGCGGCATGTGGATCGACGCAACGGTTGCCGCTTCCTTCGTCGCCGATCCGAAGCAGTCGCAGGTCGCCGACAAGGTCGGCTTCGCGCTCGCCCCGGACAAGGGCCTCGGCAAGCGTGGCAACTGGCTCTGGGCCTGGAGCCTTGCCATCCCGGCAGGTTCGCAGAAGGTCGAAGCCGCTGAGAAGTTCGTCGCCTGGGCAACGAGCAAGGACTACACCAACCTCGTCGCCGAGAAGGAAGGTTGGCTGAACGCACCTCCGGGCACCCGCACCTCGCTCTACTCGAATGCGGACTATCAGAAGGCGGCTTCATTCGCCAAGACGACGATCGACTCGATCAACTCGGCCGATCCGACCAAGCCGACCGTCAAGCCGGTCCCCTATGTCGGCGTCCAGTTCGTGGCGATCCCGGAATTCCAGGGTATCGGTACGGCAGTGGGCCAGCAGTTCTCCGCAGCGCTTGCCGGCCAGCTTTCGGTCGACCAGGCCCTGCAGGCCGCCCAGCAGCTGGCCACTCGCGAAATGACCAAGGCCGGCTACATCAAATAAAACCTCCTGAGCAAGAGGCGGATTCTTGACGATCCGCCCCTCTGGGCCGCCGATTGCCCAAACTGCATCGGCGGCCGCTTTTTCAGACAAAGCTTTCCTGCGGCCGCTCCCCGCTTCAGATCAGATCGGTGATTGCCATGGCAACCTTGCATACTCGCTCCGCAGCGCGCCTGATGATTGCGCCCTCCGTGCTGCTCCTCTTTGCATGGATGATCGTCCCGCTCGCGATGACGATCTATTTTTCGCTGCTGAACTACAATCTGCTCAGCCCCGGCATGGAGAGCTTCGTCGGCTTTCTGAACTACGAATATTTCCTGTCCGATCCGGCCTTCGTCGCCGCGCTGATCAATACGCTGCTGCTCGTCGCCGGCGTTCTGTTGATCACCGTCATCGGCGGCATCGCCTTTGCGCTGCTGCTCGACCAGCCGATGTACGGCCAGGGTATCGTGCGCATCCTGGTGATTGCGCCGTTCTTCGTCATGCCGACTGTGGCCGCGCTGGTGTGGAAGAACATGTTCATGAACCCGGTCAACGGCCTCTTTGCGCATCTTGCCAAGGCCCTCGGCCTGCAGCCGATCGACTGGCTGGCGAATGCGCCGCTGCTCTCGGTCATTCTCATCGTTGCCTGGCAGTGGCTGCCCTTTGCGACGCTTATCATGCTGACGGCGCTGCAGTCGCTCGACGAGGAGCAGAAGGAAGCCTCCGAAATGGACGGCGCCGGGCCGATCTCGAAATTCATCTACATCATCCTGCCGCACATGGCCCGCGCCATCACCGTGGTGATCCTGATCCAGACGATCTTCCTGCTTTCGGTCTTCGCCGAAATCCTCGTCACCACCAATGGCGGGCCGGGCACTGACAGCACCAACCTCACCTATCTCGTCTATGCCCAGGCGCTGTTGCAGTTCGATATCGGCGGCGCTTCGGCGGGCGGCATCGTCGCGGTGGTGCTTGCCAATATCGTAGCGATCTTCCTCGTCCGCCTCGTCGGCAAGAATCTGGAGGCTTGAGATGGCCAGAAAAGTCACCACCCGGCGCAAGGTCATCATAACCGCGATCGCCTGGACGCTCGGCATCCTGATCTTCTTCCCGATCCTCTGGACGGTCCTGACCAGCTTCAAGTCGGAAGCCGACGCCATCGCCTCGCCGCCGCAGTTTCTGTTCTTCCACTGGACGACAGAAAACTATGCGGAGGTGCAAAGCCGGTCGAACTATCTCAGCCACTTCATGAACTCGGTGATCATTTCCTTCGGCTCGACGCTGATCGGCCTGATCATCGCGATCCCGGCCGCCTGGGCGATGGCGTTTGCGCCGACCAAGCGGACCAAGGACATGCTGATGTGGATGCTGTCGACCAAGATGATGCCGCCTGTGGGCGCGCTGATCCCGATCTATCTGCTGTTCCGCAATTCGGGCCTGCTCGACACACGCACCGGCCTGGTGGTCGTGCTGACGCTGATCAACCTGCCGATCATCGTCTGGATGCTCTACACCTATTTCAGGGAAATTCCAGGCGAGATCCTCGAAGCGGCCCGCATGGACGGGGCCTCGCTGATGAAGGAGATCGTCTACGTGCTGACGCCGATGGCGGTGCCCGGCATCGCCTCGACGCTGCTTTTGAACATCATCCTTGCCTGGAACGAGGCGTTCTGGACGCTCAACCTCACCGCCTCGAAGGCGGCACCGCTGACGGCCTTCATCGCTTCCTACTCCAGCCCGGAAGGCCTGTTCTACGCCAAGCTCTCGGCGGCTTCGACGATGGCGATCGCGCCGATCCTGATCCTCGGCTGGTTCAGCCAGAAACAACTCGTCCGCGGCCTGACCTTCGGCGCAGTGAAATAAGATAAAGGGAGACAAACATGGGCAGCATTACCCTTCAGAAGGTTTCCAAGGTCTTCGGCGAAGCCAAGGTCATCCCTTCGATCGATCTCGACATCAGGGACGGCGAGTTCGTCGTCTTCGTCGGCCCGTCGGGCTGCGGCAAGTCCACGCTGCTCAGGCTGATCGCCGGTCTCGAGGACGTCTCCGGCGGCAAGATCGTCATCGACGGCCGGGACGCCACCGAAAAGGCGCCGTCGGAACGCGGCCTTGCCATGGTGTTCCAGTCTTATGCGCTTTATCCGCATATGAGCGTGCGCAACAACATCGCCTTCCCGCTGAAGATGGCGGGCATCGACAAGGCGGAGATCGACCGCAAGGTGACGGATGCGGCCCGCGTGCTCAATCTCACCGACTATCTGGAGCGCAAGCCGCGTCAGCTTTCCGGCGGCCAGCGCCAGCGCGTCGCGATCGGCCGCGCCATCGTGCGCCAGCCTTCAGCCTTCCTGTTCGACGAACCGCTGTCGAACCTTGATGCGGCATTGCGTGTCAACATGCGTCTCGAGATCAGCGAACTGCATCAACAGCTGAAGACGACGATGGTCTACGTCACCCACGACCAGGTCGAGGCGATGACCATGGCCGACAAGATCGTTGTGCTGAACAGGGGCAATATCGAGCAGGTCGGCTCGCCGCTCGAGCTTTACAGCCGTCCGCGCAACCTCTTCGTCGCCGGTTTCATCGGCTCGCCGAAGATGAATTTCATCAACGGCCAGAACGCGGCTCAGCTGGGCGCCCATACGATCGGCATCCGACCCGAACATATGTTGTTGTCGATGGAGAGCGGCGACTGGAAGGGCAGGGTCGTGGTCGCCGAACATCTTGGCTCCGACACCTTCCTGCATATCGATGCCGAGGGCATCGGCATGATGACGGCGCGCGGCAGCGGCGATTTTGCGGCCAAAGCCGGAGACATAGTCTATCTGACGCCGGATCGTTCGCGTATTCACAAATTCAACGAGGGCGGCCTTGCCATCTGAGGCGGGCTGCCGGGCTGGGGGCAGGCATGCGAGCCGGGCGATGGCGTCCGGCCGTTTCGGCAAGACCTTCAAGAGGACTGAAACATGACGTGCAAACTATCGCTGGCAACGCTTTCGGATGTGGCGCGCACCGCGGCCATCCCTGGATATGACAGGGCGTCGCTGAAAGCCGGCATCGTGCACTTCGGCGTCGGCAATTTTCACCGCGCCCATCAGGCGGTCTATCTCGACGATCTCTTCAACGCCGGCGTGGATCACGATTGGGCGATTGTCGGCGCCGGTGTGCTGCCATCGGATGCTGCGATGCGTGAAAAGCTCGCGGCACAGGATTTTCTGACGACGGTGGTCGAGCAGGACAACAACAAGACGGCGGCGCGCGTCACCGCGCCGATGATCGACATCCT contains these protein-coding regions:
- a CDS encoding efflux RND transporter permease subunit encodes the protein MDATTEKRPFNLSRWAIGHPSIARFLFGLIIITGVLGLMRMGQREDPEFTFRVMVVQAIWPGASIQEMEDQVVNKIERKLQETPHIDWVKSYTRAGSAIITLQVKGDTNSKDVADAFYQVRKKVGDISSELPQGLLGPYFNDEFGDTFITLHSISGDGYSYPELKKFAIQARDMLLTTPGVEKAVIIGDQPEKIYIDVSSKALAERGLTILDLQNAIKGQNNVDPAGSVDTGLRSVRISVEGDVKKAADIRELRLRAGGQVTRLGDIATVSSGLEDPYQRKYRFNGHDSVQVGVVMAKGFNVTDVGKGVEATYQRFEEALPYGVAVDQIANQPDVVTDAVSEFMHALGEALVIVLIVSFLSIGWRSGLVIAIAIPLVLAATFALMYELGIDLQRISLGALIIALGLLVDDAMIVVEMMERKLEEGLVKIEAASFAYSSTAFPMLTGTLITTAGFIPVGFAASTAGEYVRSLFYVVGIALVTSWFVAVYFTPWLGYMILKQRHHAGEHHDAFDTSFYRRLRGTVGWAVRHRVIVLLLTLGTFVTSLWAFQFIPQNFFPQSSRPEILVDLWLPEGTSIKEVEVQAKALEAKMMDDPDKKFIATYIGEGAPRFFLPLDQQLRNPNFAQLLVMANDEPARERLIVKLRAILAEDFPEIRGKVDRLFLGPPTGWPVQMRVMGPDRQEVRAIADQVKARFAANPMLGAIHDDWLEQVPAMKLVIDQDRARALGVTSQRVRQMLQTAMSGAALDDFRDGEETVSIVAREPDASRSLLSAVNSVYVPTDFGGFVPVSQVAKVVPVMEQGIEWRRNRLPTITVRATLPDGVQPNDVVMKMYADMKDIRDSLPAGYNVEIQGGAEDAAESQMSIAAKAPIMLAVIIVLLMVQLQHFGKAMLVLATGPLGIIGAAAALLISGAPFGFVAILGVIALLGIIMRNSIILVDQIDQDIKAGMHRQEAIVGAAVRRFRPIMLTALTAVLALIPISRGVFWGPLAYAMMGGILVATVLTILVLPAGYALFFGREPKAKDEPGQDADAIQEEADDRHPPALAAE
- a CDS encoding beta-N-acetylhexosaminidase codes for the protein MADYRLDASWSPIEDSFGRLTITLFNLSTEPLSGFSLAYVSATWVADTYVCDGARLTRQVANFHEFLPPDGLSVPPGGRWRFTIEGLASEPKHRTDGIKSAHLTLMDGRHVPVTFGDLMLEGRDGGVAPPLLPPGRIEEPYALLPWPLSLGLKAGDLPVVLYPVERTRPDAIKSLALVLALCQRLYPADSAPFALGAVKGGRAIRFVTESSIAAFAYELRFSSHEIVLSSADPAGRRYGLISLAQLLHGARADRERFQFPNFGTIADQPRHDWRGCHLDVSGRFYPMADVMRLIDILAWNKLNIFHWHLTDDEAWRLEIKAYPALTEIGARRGLDEVLAPQYGDGSEVHAGHYTQDDVRRIVAHAASLGVEVVPEIDIPGHSAAALSSLPDLVDRQEADDSYRSPQGYANNTLNPAVEFTYEFLGKVFDEMVPLFPGEYFHIGGDEVASGAWLSSPLCQALMEREKLAGTAALQSYFLKRIQGMLSERGKKLAGWNEVSHGGGVDRDGTLLMAWETPDVGIELVQAGYDVVMTPGQAYYLDMAQAEAWSEPGASWAGFTPPERTYCYEAEGELPEGLRGKMRGIQACIWSGNIASRAHFNRLVFPRLPAIAEAAWTPLARKDWDRFAAIVRMWPVL
- a CDS encoding ROK family protein; the encoded protein is MIISFDIGGSAIKGGIARSETDIVPLGRRPTPKDDFAAFVATLRAIITETGEAPSRIALSIAGVVDPDTQRLICANIPCIHDRTLATDLEAELGLPALIANDADCFAIAEAGLGAGRGHRIVFGAILGTGVGGGLVADGRLVNEAGGFAGEWGHGPIIASAAGNPPVAIPAYACGCGQKRCVDTVGGARGLERLHKTLHDLDLSSEEIIAQWQHGEEKATRTIDVYVDLVASPLALTINITGATIVPVGGGLSNVAPLLAELDQAVRARILRKFDRPLVVRSQCRIEPGLIGAALLGLKADVVA
- a CDS encoding exopolysaccharide biosynthesis protein, translating into MRQLAADRSRERISIGDLFQTMGDRAISALMLIFALPNAFPTPPGTSAVLGAPLVFLAAQLTFGLKPWLPRIIADRSIRREDFETIVGRIHHWLAWAERMLKPRLAIFAEPPAEYLAGAACLLLSIVLLLPVPLGNILPAVTISVFAFGILGRDGLFALIGFVMTAVSLVVAGGVIYGLVKAAIYLVMQWFA
- a CDS encoding sugar-binding transcriptional regulator; translated protein: MAKRSETPARLDDAARAGWLYYVAGRTQDEIAATMGISRQSAQRLVSLAVAERLIKVRLDHPIAACLELASQLRRKFGLKHVEVVPSDSGSSATVGIAEAAAAEIERWLKRAEPIVLAVGTGRTLKAAVDQLPAIECPHHRIVSLTGNIAPDGSAAYYNVIFSMADAVKARHYPMPLPVLVTSAEERELLHGQQLVRSTLDISAQADVTFVGIGELGIDGPLCVDGFLEKDEMMELMRGGAVGEICGWIFDVDGGLLDNPINERVASAPIPSRDASMVIGLAKGKRKFKAIRAAVVGHQINALITDEETAEFLLRN
- a CDS encoding ABC transporter substrate-binding protein, with the protein product MTLRTFLLGACSALAFAGMASAETLTIATVNNGDMIRMQKLTDDFKAKNPGIDLEWVTLEENVLRQKVTTDIATKGGQYDVLTIGTYEVPIWAKQGWLLPLENLGANYDVDDLLPAIRSGLTTDGKLYAAPFYGESSMVMYRKDLFDAAGLKMPDAPSWDFVADAARKITDKDKEIYGICLRGKAGWGENMAFLTAMSNSFGARWFDEKWKPQFDQPEWKDTLDFYVKLMKDAGPPGASSNGFNENLALFQTGKCGMWIDATVAASFVADPKQSQVADKVGFALAPDKGLGKRGNWLWAWSLAIPAGSQKVEAAEKFVAWATSKDYTNLVAEKEGWLNAPPGTRTSLYSNADYQKAASFAKTTIDSINSADPTKPTVKPVPYVGVQFVAIPEFQGIGTAVGQQFSAALAGQLSVDQALQAAQQLATREMTKAGYIK